The following are from one region of the Trichoplusia ni isolate ovarian cell line Hi5 chromosome 1, tn1, whole genome shotgun sequence genome:
- the LOC113500154 gene encoding band 7 protein AGAP004871: MAMARYSESTTMVVTESVWCVLANEEADSESKTCGKILVILSWILVIITMPFSLFICFKVVQEYERAVIFRLGRLLSGGAKGPGIFFILPCIDTYARVDLRTRTYDVPPQEVLTKDSVTVSVDAVVYYRVHNATISIANVENAHHSTRLLAQTTLRNTMGTRPLHEILSERETLSGTMQLSLDEATEAWGIKVERVEIKDVRLPVQLQRAMAAEAEAAREARAKVIAAEGEQKASRALREASEVIGDSPAALQLRYLQTLNTISAEKNSTIVFPLPIDMITYFMRAKEESRM; the protein is encoded by the exons ATGGCAATGGCGCGCTATTCAGAATCCACCACAATGGTGGTGACCGAGTccg TTTGGTGTGTTTTAGCAAACGAAGAGGCGGACTCAGAGAGCAAAACATGTGGGAAGATCCTGGTCATCCTCTCGTGGATCCTGGTCATCATTACCATGCCGTTTTCGCTGTTCATCTGTTTCAAG GTTGTGCAAGAGTACGAAAGAGCTGTCATTTTCCGTTTAGGGCGCCTTCTCTCTGGAGGCGCCAAAGGACCCG GCATATTCTTCATACTTCCGTGCATCGACACCTACGCCCGAGTTGATCTCCGCACACGTACCTACGATGTCCCGCCTCAGGag GTTCTAACGAAGGATTCCGTCACTGTATCTGTGGACGCTGTGGTTTACTACCGCGTTCACAACGCGACAATATCCATCGCGAACGTTGAGAACGCTCACCACTCCACCCGGCTCCTCGCCCAAACGACCTTGCGCAACACGATGGGAACACGGCCTCTTCACGAGATCTTAAGCGAAAGGGAAACCCTCTCCGGAACCATGCAGCTTTCTCTTGATGAAGCTACAGAAGCATGGGGCATCAAGGTTGAGAGGGTTGAAAT CAAGGACGTGCGTCTGCCAGTCCAGCTTCAACGGGCAATGGCAGCTGAAGCAGAGGCCGCAAGAGAGGCTAGGGCAAAGGTTATTGCAGCTGAAGGCGAGCAGAAGGCCTCTCGGGCCCTCCGAGAGGCTTCCGAGGTCATTGGGGACAGCCCTGCGGCACTACAACTGCGATACTTACAG ACCCTGAACACCATATCGGCAGAGAAGAACTCGACCATTGTTTTTCCGCTTCCTATCGACATGATTACCTATTTCATGCGAGCGAAGGAGGAGTCTCGCATGTAA